In Mycobacterium sp. 050128, one genomic interval encodes:
- a CDS encoding putative bifunctional diguanylate cyclase/phosphodiesterase, with protein MPRSLDLVVASLATALMEATVSTAPEVSQKVLARLVEQFKLDACFLRRRDELSRASVLVAEFPPRAEVADPGATAIVPYTDADALLAECEQGRKPVVISPGRRSRWRWLTGPMQPSAPSVAAAPLVSGEVTTGVLGFVRFGDRKWKQTEINTLEAVAALFAQLQARLAAEEKLRYLAEHDDLTGLYNRRALVAHLSERLAAGKPGPVAVLFLDLDRLKPINDYLGHTAGDWFIRVFAQRIQVCAGTQAMIARLGGDEFVVVPEQSMSPETAESFARWLSKMLCERLAIGGHMISRTVSIGLAVGMPERDNCTALLRRADEAVLTAKRAGGNQIAVFTDDMSLKSAFRNDIELHLQGDIGSEALLLHYLPEVDLWTGAVVAAEALVRWRHPIWGMLLPDSFIGVAESTNLAGELGRWVLRTACAEFGRWRANGVGLGATLRINVSPVQLITRGFVRSVAETIEEFGIDAGSLCLEITERAVVHDIEATFNTLAELKEVGVQLAIDDFGTGYAVLSHLKQLPVDMLKIDAGFVRDLGTNAGDLAIVRAIIGLAEAFGLQVVAEGVETPAAALTLMQHGCHRAQGFLLSRPVPGDAMEALFSARWMPMPFLADREALSQGAI; from the coding sequence ATGCCGCGCAGCCTAGACCTGGTCGTAGCCTCGCTCGCCACCGCGCTGATGGAGGCCACGGTATCCACGGCGCCCGAGGTGAGCCAGAAAGTCCTCGCGCGGTTGGTCGAGCAATTCAAGCTGGACGCCTGTTTTTTGCGGCGCCGCGACGAGCTGTCCCGTGCCTCGGTGCTGGTCGCCGAGTTCCCGCCGCGCGCCGAGGTCGCGGATCCGGGCGCGACGGCCATCGTCCCCTACACCGACGCCGACGCGCTGCTCGCCGAGTGCGAGCAGGGCCGAAAGCCGGTGGTGATATCTCCCGGTCGGCGTTCGCGGTGGCGCTGGCTGACGGGGCCCATGCAACCCAGCGCTCCCTCGGTGGCGGCCGCGCCGCTGGTGTCGGGGGAGGTGACCACCGGCGTGCTCGGGTTCGTCAGGTTCGGCGATCGCAAGTGGAAGCAGACCGAGATCAACACGCTCGAGGCGGTCGCCGCGTTGTTCGCCCAGCTGCAAGCGCGCCTTGCCGCCGAGGAGAAGCTTCGCTATCTGGCCGAGCACGACGACCTGACCGGCCTGTACAACCGCCGGGCACTGGTCGCGCACTTGTCCGAACGGCTTGCCGCTGGAAAGCCGGGACCCGTCGCGGTGCTGTTTCTCGACCTCGATCGGTTGAAGCCGATCAACGACTATCTGGGCCACACCGCCGGTGACTGGTTCATCAGAGTCTTCGCGCAACGCATCCAGGTCTGTGCCGGCACCCAGGCCATGATCGCCCGGCTCGGCGGCGACGAGTTCGTCGTCGTGCCCGAGCAGTCGATGTCGCCGGAGACCGCGGAGTCGTTCGCCCGCTGGCTGTCGAAGATGCTCTGCGAGCGGCTCGCCATCGGCGGCCACATGATCAGTCGCACCGTCAGCATCGGGCTGGCCGTCGGGATGCCGGAGCGCGACAACTGCACCGCGCTGCTGCGCCGTGCCGACGAGGCCGTGCTGACCGCCAAGCGTGCCGGTGGCAACCAGATCGCGGTGTTCACCGACGATATGTCACTCAAAAGCGCCTTCCGTAACGACATCGAGCTGCATCTGCAGGGCGATATCGGCAGCGAAGCGCTGCTGCTGCACTATCTGCCCGAGGTCGACTTGTGGACCGGCGCGGTGGTGGCCGCCGAGGCGCTGGTCCGCTGGCGGCACCCGATCTGGGGGATGCTGCTGCCGGACTCGTTCATCGGCGTTGCCGAATCGACCAACCTGGCCGGCGAGCTGGGCCGCTGGGTGTTGAGAACCGCGTGTGCCGAATTCGGCCGGTGGCGTGCCAACGGCGTGGGGCTGGGTGCCACCCTGCGGATCAATGTGTCGCCCGTGCAGCTGATCACTCGCGGTTTCGTGCGCAGCGTCGCCGAGACGATCGAAGAGTTCGGTATCGATGCCGGGTCGTTGTGCCTGGAGATCACCGAGCGCGCCGTCGTGCACGACATCGAAGCGACCTTCAATACCCTCGCGGAGCTCAAAGAGGTCGGGGTGCAGCTGGCGATCGACGACTTCGGCACCGGCTATGCGGTGCTCTCACACCTCAAGCAGTTGCCGGTCGACATGCTCAAGATCGACGCCGGGTTCGTGCGCGACCTGGGGACCAACGCCGGCGACCTGGCCATTGTCCGCGCGATCATCGGGCTCGCCGAGGCATTCGGTTTGCAAGTCGTCGCCGAGGGAGTCGAGACGCCCGCTGCCGCACTGACTTTGATGCAGCACGGGTGTCACCGCGCGCAAGGGTTCCTGTTGTCCCGACCCGTCCCCGGCGATGCGATGGAGGCATTGTTCTCGGCGCGCTGGATGCCGATGCCATTCCTGGCCGATCGTGAGGCCTTGTCGCAGGGCGCAATCTAG
- a CDS encoding Wzz/FepE/Etk N-terminal domain-containing protein, with amino-acid sequence MDFRTFVRIIAAHWKLAAGAFLACVLGAVVVTALQTKHYQSSATILISFSGATDLTELYNGTLTAQERLSSYAQIAGGRTVAERAISQLQVPMSPDALVSQTQVKYTAKSMLFTISVKDTDPTRAAALAGAMADQFATMVPTLGVSAHSNNGAPQSSTAPRPDTGDTPPPPEVPGQPTPKPLPVARARVVEAPRVPTHAIAPSPVRNVAMGLVAGLLLSVAVALTREATDRSVRTREKLEELSGLPTLGELPGKRGTAPKFGTDIAFDDAVRGLRTRLSRAMGPDSRRVLLAAPFGGEGTTTTVLNLARAFTELGQDVLLVEGDTRRPVIAGLLSVESGEGLAHALADPSIAVQAVRATPISRLFLLAARSGRRGEGVPASAFTPNVIDNVLANLSSRFGHTVVDGPPVLATADSGLLAGAVQATVLVVRANRTTVDELTDALAALRAAGANLVGTVLTDAKPSVHSRAAARAYRGKLSGSA; translated from the coding sequence ATGGATTTCCGTACTTTTGTTCGGATTATCGCGGCGCACTGGAAGCTGGCAGCGGGCGCGTTCCTGGCGTGTGTGCTGGGCGCCGTGGTCGTTACGGCTCTGCAGACCAAGCACTATCAGTCGTCAGCCACGATCCTGATCTCGTTCTCCGGGGCCACTGACCTCACCGAGTTGTACAACGGCACGCTGACCGCGCAGGAGCGGCTGTCGTCGTACGCCCAGATCGCCGGCGGGCGCACGGTGGCCGAGCGCGCGATCAGCCAGCTCCAGGTCCCGATGAGTCCCGATGCCCTGGTGAGTCAGACGCAGGTGAAATACACCGCGAAGTCGATGCTGTTCACGATCTCGGTCAAGGACACCGATCCGACGCGCGCCGCGGCGCTGGCCGGGGCGATGGCCGACCAGTTCGCCACGATGGTCCCGACGCTCGGGGTGAGCGCGCACTCGAATAATGGCGCGCCGCAGAGCAGCACCGCACCACGACCCGACACCGGTGATACACCGCCACCGCCGGAGGTGCCCGGCCAGCCGACACCCAAGCCCCTGCCGGTAGCCAGGGCGCGAGTGGTGGAGGCGCCCCGGGTGCCCACTCATGCGATCGCGCCGTCGCCGGTACGCAACGTGGCGATGGGTCTCGTCGCCGGTCTGCTGCTGAGCGTCGCGGTGGCGCTGACCCGGGAGGCGACCGACCGCAGCGTGCGCACCCGCGAGAAGCTGGAAGAGCTGTCCGGCTTGCCGACATTGGGAGAGCTGCCCGGAAAGCGTGGCACCGCACCGAAATTCGGCACCGACATCGCATTCGACGACGCGGTGCGCGGTCTGCGCACCCGGCTGAGCCGGGCGATGGGGCCCGATTCCCGCCGGGTGTTGCTGGCGGCGCCGTTCGGCGGTGAGGGAACCACGACGACGGTGCTGAACCTGGCCCGGGCATTCACCGAGCTCGGCCAAGACGTGCTGCTCGTCGAGGGCGACACCCGGCGGCCCGTGATCGCCGGCCTGCTCAGCGTCGAATCGGGCGAGGGACTGGCGCACGCGCTGGCCGATCCCAGCATCGCCGTGCAGGCCGTACGCGCGACCCCGATTTCGAGGCTGTTCCTGCTCGCGGCCCGGTCCGGCCGGCGCGGCGAGGGCGTGCCCGCCAGCGCGTTCACGCCGAACGTGATCGACAACGTCCTGGCGAACCTGTCGTCGCGGTTCGGCCACACCGTGGTCGACGGCCCGCCGGTGCTGGCCACGGCCGACTCCGGCCTGTTGGCCGGCGCGGTGCAGGCCACGGTGCTGGTGGTGCGCGCGAATCGCACCACCGTCGACGAACTCACCGACGCCCTGGCCGCGCTGCGTGCCGCCGGCGCGAACCTCGTCGGAACCGTGCTGACCGATGCCAAGCCGTCGGTGCACAGCAGGGCCGCGGCCCGCGCCTACCGGGGAAAGCTCAGCGGGTCGGCGTGA
- a CDS encoding O-antigen ligase family protein, with protein MIPYLRSRDRLVVAAALLTVFLVGCFLFGVFSVRRTTEGVLLIAALFCLVVYWVKPEGMVAVTFVGAFAALPEGLHVGKVIGPVAIYAYQITALLSILYLLPKVKPRFSDYLLPGVFAMTVLLYTFYGFWAGHDDLMVARESTTLLEMVAGFVLGMLVVWGRHAEWLVRVVIVILWFSAGMAIVSSLHAVRLAGRAESLEEATGAGQALRIVLSTQTPATAVLSALVAAAIVGRVKPMMFYSLGPPALIISLLSFSRNTLIAMVVAALVALLSSFGLPALRRLGTVVLVSLAALAVTVPGSLFLLQHSQAGAWLSDQFAAFGQRVLGGISTSALAVDQSTLDRLQENARLNTAIAEAPIFGHGLGYAYQLPTGNDPDAFSWKLGPTYSHLFYQWWLAKAGVVGVAVFAWFAATPIIRAARRASAPAKISAAVSTSLLAISAVWPLPEMPMDALALGLALGATMGFAELDRRDPDAGRDSVDEIPELAAAPS; from the coding sequence GTGATTCCCTACCTGCGGAGTCGCGACCGCCTGGTGGTGGCTGCCGCTCTGCTGACGGTGTTCCTGGTGGGATGCTTCCTGTTCGGCGTGTTCTCGGTACGCCGGACCACCGAGGGCGTGCTCCTGATCGCCGCCCTGTTCTGCCTGGTCGTGTACTGGGTGAAGCCCGAAGGCATGGTCGCGGTCACGTTCGTCGGGGCGTTCGCGGCGCTGCCGGAAGGCCTGCACGTCGGAAAGGTCATCGGCCCGGTCGCGATCTACGCCTACCAGATCACGGCCCTGCTCTCGATCTTGTATCTGCTCCCCAAGGTCAAACCCCGGTTCTCCGATTACCTCCTGCCGGGGGTGTTCGCGATGACCGTGCTGCTCTACACCTTCTACGGCTTCTGGGCCGGGCATGACGACCTGATGGTGGCGCGTGAATCGACGACGCTGCTCGAAATGGTTGCCGGGTTCGTGCTGGGAATGCTGGTCGTCTGGGGACGTCACGCCGAGTGGCTGGTCCGCGTCGTGATCGTGATTCTCTGGTTTTCGGCGGGCATGGCGATCGTCAGTTCGTTGCATGCCGTTCGGTTGGCCGGCCGGGCGGAAAGCCTGGAGGAGGCGACGGGCGCCGGCCAGGCCCTGCGCATCGTGCTGTCCACTCAGACGCCGGCCACCGCCGTACTGTCGGCGCTGGTCGCCGCCGCGATCGTCGGCCGGGTAAAGCCGATGATGTTCTACTCGCTGGGTCCGCCCGCGTTGATCATCTCGCTGCTCTCCTTCTCGCGGAACACACTGATCGCGATGGTGGTCGCCGCGTTGGTCGCCCTGCTCTCCAGCTTCGGGTTGCCGGCCCTGCGCCGGCTGGGCACGGTCGTGCTGGTCAGCTTGGCTGCCCTGGCGGTCACGGTGCCCGGATCGCTGTTCTTGCTGCAGCATTCGCAGGCCGGGGCGTGGCTCAGCGACCAGTTCGCCGCGTTCGGCCAACGCGTGCTGGGCGGTATTTCGACGAGCGCGCTGGCCGTCGACCAGTCGACGCTGGACCGGCTGCAGGAAAACGCCCGGCTCAACACCGCGATCGCCGAGGCGCCGATCTTCGGCCACGGCCTCGGCTACGCCTATCAGCTGCCGACCGGGAACGACCCCGATGCCTTCTCCTGGAAGCTGGGGCCCACCTACTCACACCTCTTCTACCAATGGTGGTTGGCCAAGGCCGGGGTGGTGGGTGTGGCGGTGTTCGCATGGTTCGCGGCGACCCCGATTATCCGGGCGGCCCGACGCGCGTCGGCGCCGGCCAAGATCAGCGCGGCGGTCAGCACCAGTCTGCTGGCGATTTCCGCGGTCTGGCCGTTGCCCGAGATGCCGATGGACGCGTTGGCGTTGGGTCTGGCCCTCGGAGCGACGATGGGATTTGCTGAGCTGGACCGCCGGGACCCCGACGCCGGCCGCGATAGCGTCGACGAGATTCCGGAGCTGGCCGCCGCGCCCAGCTAA
- a CDS encoding glycosyltransferase family 4 protein, with protein sequence MLAVTHVGPDMYSFGGTQSVIRVIRDNNIGADDIRVLSTWDGGNHAKSFLLTARAGAALARTARPAIVHFHISNGGAWLREGPLIRLARARGFRIIVTIHGSDFHDFAASRPRFVGATLKLADHVILLSEEARAAVLAVAPSVHTSVVANPIAIDRDAPPASLTPPVALFAGTIGHRKGVADLVAAWRLLLDQGIEGHLRIVGRIDDYTPPPTERMSVQGPVHPDEIRDLLRTVRVVVLPSYAEGMPMILTEALAGARPFVATPVGGTAEIASDPSMLVPVGDVPALATAIGRYLRDPGLAERDGLRGQAHIAATRSPKIIDAELRRIYGGCAIEAN encoded by the coding sequence GTGTTAGCCGTTACCCACGTCGGGCCCGACATGTACAGCTTCGGCGGGACGCAGTCCGTCATCCGGGTCATCCGCGACAACAACATCGGCGCGGACGACATCCGCGTGCTGTCCACCTGGGACGGCGGCAACCACGCGAAGAGCTTCCTGCTCACCGCCCGCGCGGGCGCGGCGCTGGCCCGCACCGCTCGCCCGGCCATCGTGCATTTCCATATCTCCAACGGCGGAGCGTGGCTGCGCGAGGGACCGCTGATCCGGTTGGCGCGAGCGCGAGGGTTCCGGATCATCGTCACCATTCACGGCTCCGACTTTCACGATTTCGCGGCGTCGCGGCCGCGCTTCGTGGGAGCCACGCTGAAACTTGCCGACCACGTGATCCTGTTGTCGGAGGAAGCTCGTGCCGCCGTTCTCGCGGTGGCGCCGTCGGTGCACACCTCCGTGGTCGCCAACCCGATCGCGATCGATCGAGATGCCCCGCCGGCCAGCTTGACGCCGCCCGTGGCGCTGTTCGCCGGGACCATCGGTCACCGCAAAGGTGTCGCAGACCTGGTCGCCGCCTGGCGGCTGCTGCTCGACCAGGGCATCGAAGGGCATCTTCGGATCGTCGGGCGCATCGACGACTACACCCCGCCGCCCACCGAGCGCATGTCGGTCCAAGGCCCGGTACACCCCGACGAGATCCGCGATCTGCTCCGGACGGTTCGCGTGGTCGTCTTGCCGTCCTACGCGGAGGGAATGCCGATGATCCTCACCGAGGCCCTCGCCGGCGCGCGGCCGTTCGTGGCCACTCCGGTGGGCGGAACAGCGGAGATCGCATCGGACCCGAGCATGCTGGTGCCGGTTGGCGATGTGCCCGCGTTGGCAACCGCGATTGGCCGCTACCTGCGCGACCCGGGCTTGGCCGAGCGTGATGGGCTGCGGGGGCAGGCGCACATCGCGGCCACTCGTAGCCCCAAGATCATTGACGCGGAACTACGCCGGATCTACGGGGGCTGCGCGATTGAAGCGAATTGA
- a CDS encoding aldo/keto reductase codes for MGFGCGGLMQSPSRKERMAVLGSAVDSGITHFDTARMYGLGMAEAELGAFVRTVGRDAVTIATKFGIDVGGAARRLARFQAPARALLRKAPALRRAVKRHQGPDTTAREYDAAIAARSLDESLAALGVDYVDILFLHAPKPGDTVRDGELREFFETAKQQGKIRAWGVSQDEGLEVDFAAAFAPEGVSQFRSDLLNPAPRPADLAFGVLNRPYMTLSAALSADESLAARWRAALQLDPLAPGVLAKLIIGSSAAATGSPAILYSTTKPHRIAEAASAVSSPLDAETLTRFLGLVAQFREGAVA; via the coding sequence GTGGGTTTCGGCTGCGGCGGATTGATGCAGTCGCCGTCCCGCAAGGAGCGGATGGCCGTCCTCGGCAGCGCGGTGGACAGCGGGATCACCCACTTCGACACCGCACGGATGTACGGCCTGGGAATGGCCGAGGCGGAGCTGGGGGCGTTCGTGCGCACGGTCGGCCGCGACGCCGTCACCATCGCCACCAAGTTCGGCATCGATGTCGGCGGCGCGGCACGGCGGCTCGCCCGGTTTCAAGCCCCGGCGCGGGCGCTGCTGCGCAAAGCACCGGCGCTGCGCCGAGCCGTCAAGCGGCACCAGGGGCCCGACACGACGGCCCGGGAGTATGACGCGGCGATCGCGGCGCGCAGCCTCGACGAGAGCCTTGCCGCGTTGGGCGTGGACTACGTCGACATCCTCTTCCTGCATGCGCCCAAGCCCGGCGACACGGTGCGCGACGGCGAACTGCGTGAGTTCTTCGAGACTGCCAAGCAGCAGGGCAAGATTCGCGCCTGGGGGGTCTCTCAAGACGAGGGGCTCGAGGTGGATTTCGCGGCTGCGTTCGCGCCCGAGGGCGTCAGCCAATTCCGCAGCGACCTGCTCAATCCCGCGCCGCGCCCCGCCGATCTCGCGTTCGGCGTGCTGAACAGGCCGTACATGACGCTGTCCGCGGCGCTGTCGGCCGACGAGTCGCTGGCCGCACGGTGGCGCGCGGCCCTGCAGCTCGATCCGCTGGCTCCCGGCGTGCTCGCGAAGTTGATCATCGGGTCGTCGGCCGCCGCGACCGGATCGCCCGCGATTCTCTACAGCACCACCAAGCCGCACCGGATCGCCGAAGCGGCGAGCGCCGTCTCGTCCCCGCTGGACGCGGAGACCCTGACCCGGTTCCTCGGCCTCGTCGCGCAGTTCCGGGAAGGTGCAGTCGCGTGA
- a CDS encoding GMC oxidoreductase, whose amino-acid sequence MIRGPEELAATTTIEADVVVVGAGAVGIATALELAGAGVRVALIESGLERPDEAAQDLATLDSHQDDYFHARSELTVRRQVGGTTALWGGRCVKFDPIDFEDRPITAQAPWPIGDKDIDPYRQRACDWAGCGQANFNAREIPEIANNSLVVGLPDGAVRTTDLERWALPTRFGREYRSALRDAPTLTLWTGLTCTEIVTTEAGDAVDHLVVKTLAGRQGRVVARDYIIATGGLEATRLLMVSDRHHPAGLGNAGGHLGRWYMSHVEARVARVHFNTDKVTHAYERDRDGVYVRRRFTFDPQLLRDAGMPNAAVWLVNPAISDPSHGSGILSGVYLTLISPFGRFLLAEAIREAHTKRAGSPRVLAHLRNIVRDLFPSIRFAITFSYARFLRRGRKAPGFFVKSADNTYALHYHGEHLPHWESRVELTDERDALGMRRIRTHMHFSEDDLVSVRKAIGLIDEHLRRHGAGSVEWLSDDVEGLVREYLAEMGGFHQVGTTRMSEAAEDGVVDANLQVHGVRGLYIASTSVLPTSSQANPTLLGIALGVRLADHVASARAQCRAGDSRTA is encoded by the coding sequence GTGATCCGTGGGCCGGAGGAGTTAGCCGCCACCACGACGATCGAGGCCGACGTCGTGGTGGTCGGGGCCGGCGCGGTAGGCATCGCCACGGCGCTGGAACTCGCCGGGGCCGGCGTGCGGGTGGCGTTGATCGAAAGCGGCCTCGAGCGCCCCGACGAAGCCGCACAGGACCTGGCGACTCTCGATTCGCACCAGGACGACTACTTCCACGCGCGCAGCGAGCTGACGGTCCGGCGACAGGTCGGCGGAACCACGGCGCTGTGGGGTGGGCGTTGCGTCAAGTTCGACCCGATCGATTTCGAGGACCGGCCGATCACCGCGCAGGCGCCCTGGCCGATCGGCGACAAAGACATCGATCCCTACCGGCAACGAGCCTGCGATTGGGCGGGGTGCGGTCAGGCGAACTTCAATGCACGCGAGATCCCCGAGATCGCGAATAACAGTCTGGTCGTTGGACTTCCAGACGGCGCGGTGCGCACGACCGATCTCGAACGCTGGGCCTTGCCGACGCGGTTCGGCCGCGAATATCGCAGCGCGTTGCGAGACGCCCCCACTCTCACGCTGTGGACCGGCCTCACCTGCACCGAGATCGTGACGACCGAGGCCGGCGACGCCGTCGACCACCTCGTCGTCAAGACACTCGCCGGCCGGCAGGGCAGGGTCGTCGCGCGGGACTACATCATCGCGACCGGCGGGCTGGAGGCAACCCGGCTGCTGATGGTGTCGGATCGCCATCACCCGGCAGGTCTGGGAAATGCCGGCGGCCACCTGGGGCGCTGGTACATGTCCCACGTCGAAGCCCGCGTCGCGCGCGTGCATTTCAACACCGACAAGGTCACCCACGCCTACGAGCGGGACCGCGACGGCGTGTACGTTCGCCGCCGCTTCACCTTCGACCCACAGCTACTGCGCGACGCGGGGATGCCGAATGCCGCTGTCTGGCTGGTGAATCCGGCGATCAGCGACCCGAGTCACGGAAGCGGGATTTTGTCGGGCGTCTACCTGACGCTGATCTCGCCGTTCGGTCGCTTCCTGTTGGCGGAGGCGATCCGTGAGGCACACACCAAGCGGGCCGGCTCGCCGCGGGTGCTCGCGCATCTGCGCAACATCGTTCGCGACCTGTTTCCGTCGATCCGCTTCGCGATCACGTTCTCCTACGCCAGGTTCCTGCGCAGGGGCCGCAAGGCGCCGGGATTTTTCGTCAAGAGCGCCGACAACACGTATGCGCTGCACTACCACGGCGAGCATCTTCCGCATTGGGAGAGCCGCGTGGAGCTGACCGACGAGCGAGATGCGTTGGGAATGCGCAGGATTCGCACTCATATGCACTTCTCCGAGGACGACTTGGTGAGTGTGCGCAAGGCCATCGGCCTGATCGACGAACACCTTCGCCGCCATGGTGCCGGGTCCGTGGAATGGCTCAGCGACGACGTCGAGGGCCTGGTGCGCGAGTACTTGGCCGAGATGGGTGGCTTCCATCAGGTGGGCACCACCCGGATGTCGGAGGCCGCCGAGGACGGCGTGGTGGACGCGAACCTTCAGGTGCACGGGGTGCGCGGGTTGTACATCGCGAGCACATCGGTGCTGCCCACGTCGAGCCAGGCCAACCCGACGCTGCTCGGCATCGCGCTGGGTGTACGGCTTGCCGACCATGTCGCGAGCGCTCGTGCGCAGTGCCGGGCGGGGGATTCCCGGACCGCCTGA
- a CDS encoding glycosyltransferase codes for MLWLSPWTRPAVRVQSEALIRHGADVLLVTSDKHPESDAARDYELVLDPRFKTASTWVPTLAAWRQIRKFAPDVVIAEIVRDPRWIVLAGRAPRIQVVHDDRPHDPDEQTPAYERAVFDRWGARSAATITYSEYVAAGIAARRDVAGTPVHVVPLASDVDLPRIPPFVGAEGRRDFVLFGRLNPYKNVDVVLEAWQRHVGGEGWRGDNLVLIGDGPLDAAALPKHTVWRNGSYRYADVIPALSTAKGSISHYRRASQSGVQVLSMQLGVMPIVSTAGGLPEYQPPGCPPIGIDDVAGLAAAFDLLADSSVAARLGAAAARHYAQHCAVDIVAERFLEVIDEVLARRR; via the coding sequence GTGCTTTGGCTTTCGCCGTGGACGCGGCCGGCGGTGCGCGTGCAGTCCGAGGCGCTGATCCGCCATGGCGCCGACGTGCTGCTGGTGACCTCGGACAAACACCCGGAGTCCGACGCCGCCCGCGATTACGAGCTGGTGCTCGATCCGCGGTTCAAGACCGCGTCGACCTGGGTGCCGACCCTGGCGGCCTGGCGCCAGATCCGCAAGTTCGCACCCGACGTGGTGATCGCCGAAATCGTCCGTGACCCACGCTGGATCGTGCTGGCCGGGCGGGCGCCGCGGATTCAGGTGGTACACGACGACCGGCCACACGACCCCGACGAACAGACACCGGCCTACGAGCGTGCGGTGTTCGACCGATGGGGCGCCCGCTCGGCGGCCACCATCACCTATAGCGAGTACGTCGCGGCCGGTATCGCCGCGCGCCGCGACGTCGCCGGCACGCCGGTGCACGTCGTGCCGCTCGCCAGCGATGTCGACCTACCCCGCATCCCGCCGTTCGTGGGCGCCGAGGGACGCCGTGACTTCGTTCTGTTCGGCCGGCTCAACCCCTACAAGAACGTCGACGTCGTGCTGGAGGCCTGGCAGCGACACGTCGGCGGCGAAGGCTGGCGCGGCGACAACCTGGTGCTGATCGGCGACGGCCCGCTCGACGCGGCCGCCTTGCCCAAACACACGGTCTGGCGCAACGGCAGCTACCGCTACGCCGACGTCATCCCCGCGTTGTCGACCGCCAAGGGCTCGATCTCGCATTACCGGCGCGCGTCACAAAGCGGTGTGCAGGTGCTCTCGATGCAGCTGGGCGTCATGCCGATCGTGTCCACCGCGGGCGGGCTGCCCGAATACCAGCCACCGGGCTGCCCGCCGATCGGTATCGACGACGTCGCCGGGCTGGCCGCCGCGTTCGACCTGCTGGCCGACTCGTCCGTCGCGGCGCGGCTCGGGGCCGCGGCGGCGCGCCACTACGCCCAGCACTGCGCCGTCGACATCGTCGCGGAACGCTTCCTCGAAGTCATCGACGAGGTGCTGGCCCGCCGGCGCTGA
- a CDS encoding class I SAM-dependent methyltransferase, which translates to MRCRICSSATTPAFNHEVLCKYDCTYYFCDNCGVLTTEEPYWLDEAYASPMAAADTTMLWRNQYLARAMSVLLYYLFDPRGRFLDAAGGYGVFTRLMRDIGFDYYWTDKYSPNLTAQGFEAKVGPGAPYTVVTAFEVMEHLADPVAFVAELLDTTGTDTIVFTTELFDGGPPSTEEWMYYAFATGQHITFYQKRTLELIGQRFGMQFHTSKTRWWAIGGMGLHIWTRAKINPLVWRLLASPHVTNLLAAVPRRSLETKMWTDADIFLQADGEQ; encoded by the coding sequence GTGCGGTGCCGCATCTGCAGTTCGGCCACCACGCCGGCGTTCAATCACGAGGTGCTCTGCAAATACGATTGCACGTACTACTTCTGCGATAACTGCGGTGTGCTGACCACCGAAGAGCCCTATTGGCTGGACGAGGCGTATGCCAGCCCGATGGCGGCGGCGGACACCACGATGCTGTGGCGCAACCAATACCTGGCGCGGGCGATGTCGGTGTTGCTGTATTACCTGTTCGATCCGCGGGGCCGGTTTCTCGACGCGGCCGGGGGCTACGGCGTTTTCACCCGTCTGATGCGCGACATCGGCTTCGACTACTACTGGACCGACAAGTACTCCCCCAACCTGACCGCGCAGGGCTTCGAGGCAAAGGTGGGTCCGGGCGCGCCGTATACCGTCGTCACCGCCTTCGAAGTAATGGAGCATCTCGCCGACCCCGTCGCGTTCGTGGCCGAGCTGCTCGACACCACCGGCACCGACACGATCGTCTTCACGACGGAGCTTTTCGACGGCGGACCCCCGTCGACCGAGGAATGGATGTACTACGCCTTTGCCACCGGGCAGCACATCACCTTCTACCAAAAGCGGACCCTGGAACTGATCGGGCAACGCTTCGGCATGCAGTTCCACACCTCCAAGACGCGGTGGTGGGCGATCGGCGGTATGGGTCTGCACATCTGGACGCGGGCGAAGATCAATCCGCTGGTGTGGCGGCTGCTCGCCTCGCCACATGTCACGAATCTGCTTGCGGCAGTGCCCCGGCGATCGCTGGAAACCAAGATGTGGACCGACGCCGATATCTTCCTACAGGCCGACGGAGAGCAGTGA